One stretch of Pedobacter riviphilus DNA includes these proteins:
- a CDS encoding NmrA family NAD(P)-binding protein gives MMKITLTGSTGNITKPLAEILVAKGHEVKIISSNAGRAEEIKSLGAIPLIGSVSDIEFLKDAFTGADAIYTMVPPNFAAPNFRAYIKGIGENYAAAIKDSGVKKVVNLSSVGADLPDGTGPIAGLHDVENIFAALNEVDVKHLRAGYFYINFLANIDMVKYANILGSNFGTDAKLVLVHPRNIAEAAAEVLASDFTGKTIQYVASEDESTPADVAKVLGTAVGKPELPWIEFSDEDAFNGMVGAGLPEEIAKNYVEMGDAIRSNKLFVDYYKNRPILGSIKLKDFAAEFAAAYDN, from the coding sequence ATGATGAAAATAACATTAACAGGATCAACAGGTAATATTACAAAGCCGCTAGCCGAAATATTGGTGGCTAAAGGCCATGAAGTAAAAATTATTAGCAGTAACGCTGGTAGAGCTGAAGAAATTAAATCGCTGGGCGCAATACCATTAATTGGTAGTGTAAGCGATATTGAATTTTTAAAGGATGCTTTCACCGGGGCTGATGCCATCTACACCATGGTGCCGCCGAATTTTGCAGCACCAAATTTCAGAGCATATATTAAGGGTATCGGCGAAAATTATGCTGCTGCTATAAAGGACTCGGGGGTTAAAAAAGTGGTGAACTTAAGTAGTGTAGGTGCAGATCTGCCAGATGGAACCGGTCCGATTGCCGGCTTGCATGATGTAGAAAATATTTTTGCTGCATTAAATGAGGTAGATGTAAAACATTTGCGTGCTGGTTATTTTTACATTAACTTTTTAGCTAACATTGATATGGTTAAGTATGCAAATATATTGGGATCTAATTTTGGTACCGATGCAAAACTTGTTTTGGTGCACCCCCGTAACATTGCTGAAGCAGCTGCTGAAGTATTAGCAAGTGATTTTACAGGTAAAACCATACAGTATGTAGCCAGTGAGGATGAAAGTACGCCTGCAGATGTTGCAAAAGTATTAGGTACTGCAGTTGGTAAACCAGAATTGCCATGGATAGAATTTAGCGATGAAGATGCATTTAACGGAATGGTAGGAGCCGGTTTACCTGAAGAAATAGCCAAAAACTATGTAGAAATGGGCGACGCGATAAGAAGCAATAAACTTTTTG
- a CDS encoding winged helix-turn-helix transcriptional regulator, whose amino-acid sequence MTAIKESSTRNFNKGVALTSCPVTFVMEKIGGYWKPIIIFHLMSGPKRYSELKRAIPQITEKMLIQHLKQLQNDDLVHRDAQAIIPPIVTYSLTKSGQDLFQVLDSMVDWAIKNGSV is encoded by the coding sequence ATGACAGCGATTAAAGAGAGTTCGACCCGTAATTTTAATAAAGGTGTAGCATTAACCAGCTGCCCTGTTACTTTTGTAATGGAGAAAATTGGTGGTTATTGGAAGCCGATTATTATTTTTCATTTAATGAGTGGGCCAAAACGTTACAGTGAGTTAAAACGTGCGATACCACAGATTACGGAGAAAATGCTTATACAGCACTTAAAGCAATTGCAAAATGACGACCTTGTTCATCGAGATGCGCAAGCCATTATTCCGCCTATAGTTACGTACAGCCTCACAAAATCGGGACAGGATCTATTTCAGGTATTAGATTCGATGGTAGATTGGGCCATTAAAAATGGCTCTGTTTAA
- a CDS encoding DUF493 family protein, translated as MEEKRINKDIEFTDIPDGANTDIYANLKEKLESVEQFPGVYNFKFIITGGLDKIQDLRAILPDDEFIEHASKTGKYVSITVKKRVQNADEVIAVYKQVGNIKGIMIL; from the coding sequence ATGGAAGAGAAAAGAATAAATAAGGATATTGAATTTACTGATATCCCTGATGGAGCAAATACAGATATTTATGCTAATTTAAAAGAGAAACTGGAAAGTGTTGAGCAGTTTCCTGGTGTTTACAATTTTAAATTTATTATCACTGGCGGACTAGATAAAATACAAGATTTACGTGCCATTTTACCTGATGATGAGTTTATTGAACATGCCTCAAAAACTGGGAAATATGTTTCGATTACGGTAAAAAAGCGTGTGCAAAATGCTGATGAAGTGATAGCTGTTTATAAACAAGTAGGTAATATCAAAGGAATTATGATACTGTAG
- a CDS encoding ATP-dependent helicase, with product MDYLAGLNPQQRAAVENTKGPVMIVAGAGSGKTRVITFRVAHLIQTGTDPFNILVLTFTNKASKDMRERISKVVGAEAKNIWMGTFHSVFAKILRVEAEKIGYPSNFTIYDTDDSKNVIRAILKEMQLDDKLYAANFVFNRISSAKNNLISWGEYQANDQIQAEDIQNKRPLIGQIYETYAKRCFRAGAMDFDDLLFKTNILLKEHPDVLNKYQQKFRYLMVDEYQDTNFSQYTIVKKLAAAYQNICVVGDDAQSIYAFRGANIQNILNFERDYPDLKVYKLEQNYRSTQNIVDAASSIIANNKNQLEKNVFSDNEPGDRIKVSRAFTDNEEGKLVAEAIIQERSTKGYQHNDFAILYRTNAQSRAMEEGLRKLNIPYRIYGGQSFYQRKEIKDLIAYFRLTFNPKDEEAIKRVINYPKRGIGDTSIDKIIVAADQHGKTMWDVISNAHEYVDGRLANQLNDFATMVQSFQAEAKKLDAYDTALFIAQHAGILKELYTDDSVEGRARYENIQELLNGIKEFAEREDIEEKGLDIFMQDVALLTNDDKDGDKNKDTVSLMTIHSAKGLEFKNVFIVGLEENLFPSQMSLTNRTDLEEERRLFYVAITRAEVKLTLTYATSRYRWGTLTNCEPSRFINEINPKFLELDVKPAKSNSFEGNFDDDRKTWTSQPRDFFSKPKPAAGATTSAPPARPKTTSLLAKAHVPTPGFTPSQPHEFQGGMEVEHEKFGFGKIISLEGALPDVKATVFFQGLGNKQLLLKFAKLMIVK from the coding sequence TTGGATTATTTAGCAGGATTAAACCCACAACAAAGAGCAGCAGTAGAGAACACAAAAGGACCGGTAATGATTGTTGCAGGTGCCGGTTCGGGCAAAACCAGGGTAATTACCTTTCGTGTAGCCCACCTTATTCAAACCGGTACCGATCCATTTAACATTCTGGTGCTAACCTTTACCAATAAAGCGAGTAAAGATATGCGCGAGCGTATTAGTAAAGTGGTTGGTGCAGAGGCAAAAAACATCTGGATGGGTACTTTTCACTCTGTTTTTGCAAAAATTTTACGGGTAGAAGCCGAGAAAATAGGTTATCCGAGCAATTTTACCATTTATGATACCGATGACAGTAAAAATGTAATCCGTGCCATTTTGAAAGAAATGCAGCTGGATGATAAATTATACGCCGCGAACTTTGTTTTTAATAGAATTTCATCAGCTAAAAATAATTTAATTTCCTGGGGCGAATATCAAGCTAACGACCAGATACAGGCGGAAGATATTCAGAACAAACGCCCTTTGATTGGTCAGATTTACGAAACTTATGCCAAACGCTGTTTTAGAGCGGGTGCAATGGATTTCGACGATTTATTGTTCAAAACCAATATCCTGTTAAAAGAACATCCTGATGTTTTAAACAAATACCAACAGAAATTCAGGTACCTGATGGTGGATGAGTATCAGGATACCAACTTTTCGCAGTATACCATTGTGAAAAAACTGGCTGCGGCTTATCAGAATATTTGTGTGGTAGGTGATGATGCACAGAGTATTTACGCATTCCGTGGTGCAAACATCCAGAATATTTTAAATTTTGAACGCGATTATCCTGATTTAAAGGTTTATAAATTAGAACAGAATTACCGCTCTACCCAAAATATTGTTGATGCAGCGAGCAGTATCATTGCCAACAACAAAAACCAGCTCGAAAAAAACGTTTTCTCGGATAATGAACCCGGCGACCGCATTAAGGTTTCGCGGGCTTTTACCGATAACGAAGAGGGCAAATTAGTTGCCGAAGCCATTATTCAGGAACGAAGTACAAAAGGATATCAACACAACGATTTTGCCATTTTATACCGTACCAATGCGCAAAGCAGAGCGATGGAGGAAGGTTTACGCAAGCTAAATATCCCCTACCGGATATATGGTGGTCAGTCTTTCTACCAACGCAAAGAGATTAAAGATTTAATTGCGTATTTCCGTTTAACTTTTAATCCGAAGGATGAAGAGGCTATAAAACGCGTAATTAATTACCCTAAGCGTGGTATTGGCGATACCTCGATTGATAAAATTATTGTTGCGGCAGATCAGCATGGAAAAACCATGTGGGATGTAATTTCGAATGCACACGAATATGTAGACGGGCGTTTAGCCAATCAATTGAACGATTTTGCAACAATGGTGCAAAGCTTCCAGGCAGAGGCTAAAAAGTTAGATGCTTATGATACCGCTTTGTTTATTGCCCAGCATGCTGGTATTTTAAAAGAATTATATACCGATGACAGTGTTGAAGGACGTGCGAGATACGAAAATATTCAAGAATTATTAAACGGTATTAAAGAGTTTGCGGAGCGCGAAGACATTGAAGAAAAAGGGCTGGATATCTTTATGCAGGATGTTGCGCTTTTAACCAACGATGATAAGGATGGGGACAAAAATAAGGATACCGTTTCTTTAATGACGATCCACTCGGCCAAAGGTTTGGAGTTTAAAAACGTGTTTATCGTAGGATTGGAAGAAAACTTGTTCCCATCACAAATGTCGTTAACCAACCGCACTGATTTAGAGGAAGAGCGCCGTTTATTTTATGTGGCCATTACCCGTGCCGAAGTAAAACTGACACTTACATATGCCACTTCACGCTACCGCTGGGGAACTTTAACCAACTGCGAACCAAGCCGTTTCATTAACGAAATTAATCCGAAATTTTTAGAATTGGATGTAAAACCAGCCAAGTCGAACAGTTTTGAAGGTAATTTTGATGATGATCGGAAAACATGGACCTCGCAGCCGCGTGATTTCTTTAGCAAACCAAAACCAGCGGCCGGCGCAACTACTTCTGCCCCGCCAGCACGTCCGAAAACAACATCGCTCCTGGCAAAAGCACACGTACCAACCCCTGGTTTTACCCCATCGCAACCACATGAATTTCAAGGCGGTATGGAAGTTGAGCACGAAAAATTCGGCTTTGGAAAAATTATCAGTTTAGAAGGAGCCTTGCCTGATGTTAAGGCTACAGTATTCTTCCAGGGTTTAGGCAACAAACAATTACTCCTTAAATTTGCAAAACTGATGATTGTAAAATAA
- the smc gene encoding chromosome segregation protein SMC: MQLTRLEIKGFKSFGDKVTINFNEGVTAIVGPNGCGKSNVIDAMRWVLGEQSTKALRSEKMENIIFNGTKNRKQAQLAEVSLSFDNTKNILPTAYSQVTVTRKLYRNGDSEYRLNDVQCRLKDITDLFLDTGIGSDSYSIIELKMVDEIITNKEHSRRSLFEEASGISKYKLRKKQTFSKLKDTEADLERVEDLLFEIEKNLKTLENQARKAERYYKLKEQYRELSVQLATHRIAFFRTDLNALETQEQNQLVNRTELSTKIDTGEAELQKLKLGSISQEKNLSIQQKATNEFVSKIRAYESEKKVKNEQMRFLQEKETRLSGELEKDKNQVNHIKYNIKRLNEEVLTETEVFNRLESDLKSLKSTLDTLREQQQTEKNRIDNLIKSVNELQNQVYQSQKEIDILNIQKDALVQETNRNVDDTETKTLELKAFDHALAELDIQVREKQANIKNLTEAEEILKEKLAASEINLSANKEKLTSENRKKDAKQNEYNLTKSLVDSLEGFPESIRFLKKNNAFAKSALLLSDILFCNEDYRIAIENYLEPVMNHYVVDQYADAVQAINLLTDASRGRANFFILENVPDKNPVIGTHEGLISALSVIEVDKKYQHLCNLLLQNVYIAVAEQENLFKATPTESLTILAKNGKYAQTKFTLAGGSVGLFEGKRIGRAKNLENLAKEIKVSESLINQYDAAIKAETENIFNLKEASKINQINTLQQEMNRLNNEHISVQTRRDQYQEFITTSENRKTDIAQKIVSIEKALSEKLPALVQLQKDQQEAHLNLQEQQLNYQEIADQVNESAGKYNQDNIRFHQQQNKLSGLEKDLDYRFVQEEALNKRIAQNDKELQETLTQITATLQHTDLNDDTLLEMYQQREEMEKGLAEAEQAYFTSKGSINEVENDLTNIRKTREETDFLLTEIKDKKNALKIDLNALKERLAVEFNIDINDLLETDTEIEALESEFDLRQKVERMKRQLDEFGAINSMAMEAFKEMEERYTFIQNQKKDLNAAKTDLLQTIKEIDDTAKDKFMQAFTQAREHFIVVFRSLFNEEDSCDLILSDINNPLEADIDIVARPKGKRPLSINQLSGGEKTLTATALLFSLYLLKPAPFCIFDEVDAPLDDTNIDKFNNIIRKFSDQSQFIIVSHNKRTIASTDIIYGVTMVEQGVSRVVAVDLREVAA; the protein is encoded by the coding sequence ATGCAACTTACTAGGTTAGAAATTAAAGGTTTTAAGAGCTTTGGCGATAAAGTGACCATCAATTTTAATGAGGGTGTTACCGCTATTGTTGGCCCTAATGGTTGTGGAAAATCAAACGTAATCGATGCCATGCGCTGGGTTTTGGGCGAACAGAGTACCAAAGCACTTCGTTCAGAAAAGATGGAGAACATCATTTTCAATGGAACAAAAAACCGTAAACAGGCACAGCTTGCCGAGGTTTCATTAAGCTTTGATAATACAAAAAACATCCTTCCTACCGCCTATTCGCAGGTTACCGTAACCCGTAAACTCTATAGAAATGGCGATAGTGAGTACCGCTTAAACGATGTTCAATGTAGGTTAAAAGACATTACCGACCTTTTTCTGGATACCGGTATCGGCTCTGATAGTTATTCGATTATTGAGCTGAAGATGGTTGATGAAATTATAACCAACAAAGAGCATAGCCGGAGGTCGCTGTTTGAAGAAGCATCAGGAATTTCTAAATACAAATTACGTAAAAAACAGACTTTTAGCAAGTTAAAAGACACAGAAGCCGATTTAGAACGGGTTGAGGATTTACTTTTCGAAATCGAAAAAAACCTTAAAACCTTAGAAAATCAAGCGCGTAAAGCTGAACGTTATTATAAGTTAAAAGAGCAATACCGCGAATTGAGTGTTCAATTGGCTACGCACCGCATTGCCTTCTTCCGTACCGACTTAAATGCATTAGAAACCCAGGAGCAAAATCAGCTTGTAAACCGTACGGAACTTAGTACTAAAATAGATACCGGAGAAGCCGAACTGCAAAAACTTAAACTAGGCAGTATCAGTCAGGAAAAGAACCTTTCCATACAACAAAAGGCTACAAATGAGTTTGTTTCCAAAATCCGTGCTTACGAGAGTGAGAAAAAAGTAAAAAACGAGCAGATGCGCTTTTTACAGGAAAAAGAAACACGTTTATCTGGCGAGCTGGAAAAAGACAAAAACCAGGTTAACCACATTAAATACAACATCAAACGGTTAAACGAAGAGGTTTTAACAGAAACGGAGGTTTTTAACCGGTTGGAATCTGATTTAAAAAGCTTAAAATCTACGCTTGATACTTTACGCGAGCAACAGCAGACCGAGAAAAACAGGATTGATAACCTGATCAAATCGGTTAACGAGTTGCAAAACCAAGTATACCAGTCGCAAAAAGAAATCGATATCCTAAATATCCAAAAAGATGCACTGGTGCAGGAAACCAACCGGAATGTTGATGATACCGAAACCAAAACGTTAGAATTAAAGGCTTTCGATCATGCTTTGGCCGAACTTGATATTCAGGTAAGAGAAAAGCAAGCCAATATTAAAAACCTAACCGAAGCTGAAGAAATCTTAAAAGAGAAATTAGCCGCTTCAGAAATCAACCTGAGTGCGAACAAAGAAAAACTTACGTCCGAAAACCGTAAAAAAGATGCCAAGCAGAACGAGTATAACCTCACGAAATCTTTGGTAGACAGCCTGGAAGGTTTCCCTGAATCGATCCGTTTTTTAAAGAAAAATAATGCCTTTGCTAAAAGTGCCTTGCTCCTTTCTGATATTTTATTCTGTAACGAAGATTACCGCATAGCGATAGAAAATTACCTGGAACCGGTAATGAATCACTACGTTGTTGATCAATATGCAGATGCAGTTCAGGCCATTAACCTCTTAACTGATGCCAGTCGTGGCAGGGCAAACTTTTTTATTTTAGAGAATGTTCCTGATAAAAACCCTGTTATTGGCACTCACGAAGGGCTTATTTCAGCTTTATCAGTAATAGAGGTCGACAAAAAATACCAACACCTTTGCAACCTGCTTTTACAAAATGTGTACATCGCAGTAGCTGAACAAGAGAATTTATTTAAAGCCACGCCAACCGAAAGCTTAACCATATTGGCTAAAAACGGAAAATATGCCCAAACCAAATTCACTTTGGCAGGTGGATCGGTAGGTTTATTTGAAGGGAAAAGAATTGGTCGCGCCAAGAATTTAGAAAATCTGGCAAAAGAAATCAAAGTGTCCGAATCGCTGATTAACCAGTACGATGCTGCAATTAAAGCAGAAACAGAGAATATATTTAACCTGAAAGAGGCTTCAAAAATCAATCAGATCAATACTTTGCAACAAGAAATGAACCGTTTAAACAACGAACACATTTCTGTGCAAACCCGCCGCGATCAGTATCAGGAGTTTATTACCACCAGCGAAAACCGTAAAACAGATATTGCTCAAAAGATCGTATCGATAGAAAAAGCCTTATCTGAAAAATTGCCAGCATTGGTTCAATTGCAAAAAGACCAGCAAGAAGCACACCTTAATTTACAGGAACAACAACTAAATTACCAGGAAATTGCCGACCAGGTAAACGAAAGTGCAGGCAAATATAACCAGGATAATATCCGTTTCCACCAACAACAAAATAAATTATCAGGCTTAGAAAAAGATTTGGATTACCGTTTTGTACAGGAAGAAGCTTTAAATAAGCGCATTGCCCAAAACGATAAAGAATTACAGGAAACACTGACCCAAATTACGGCAACCTTACAGCACACTGATCTGAACGACGATACACTTTTAGAAATGTATCAACAGCGTGAAGAGATGGAAAAGGGACTTGCTGAAGCCGAACAAGCTTATTTCACGAGCAAGGGGAGCATAAACGAAGTTGAAAACGACCTGACCAATATCCGTAAAACCCGAGAAGAAACTGATTTCTTATTAACCGAAATCAAGGATAAAAAGAATGCATTAAAGATAGATCTGAATGCCTTAAAAGAGCGATTAGCCGTCGAATTCAACATCGATATCAATGATCTTCTAGAAACAGATACCGAAATTGAAGCTTTAGAAAGCGAGTTCGATCTACGCCAAAAGGTAGAGCGAATGAAACGCCAGCTCGACGAATTTGGTGCCATTAATTCTATGGCAATGGAGGCCTTTAAAGAAATGGAAGAACGTTATACTTTTATCCAGAATCAAAAAAAGGACCTTAATGCAGCCAAAACCGATCTTTTACAAACCATTAAAGAGATAGACGATACGGCTAAAGATAAATTTATGCAGGCCTTTACCCAGGCCCGTGAGCACTTTATTGTGGTTTTCCGCTCTTTATTTAATGAAGAAGACAGCTGCGACCTGATTTTATCAGATATCAATAATCCTTTAGAGGCTGATATCGATATTGTTGCCCGTCCGAAAGGGAAAAGGCCTTTATCTATCAATCAGTTATCTGGTGGAGAAAAAACATTAACGGCTACAGCCCTGTTGTTTTCACTTTACCTGTTAAAGCCTGCTCCTTTCTGTATTTTCGATGAGGTTGATGCCCCGTTGGATGACACCAACATCGATAAATTCAATAATATTATCCGTAAATTCTCTGATCAATCGCAGTTTATCATCGTATCGCACAACAAACGGACCATTGCCAGTACCGATATCATTTATGGGGTAACCATGGTAGAACAGGGTGTTTCGAGGGTGGTAGCGGTAGATTTAAGGGAAGTAGCAGCGTAA
- a CDS encoding M28 family peptidase gives MKILYIIPLAMMLSCCSSVKNQSTTSNEKLDTQLLKDVEVLSSDAYQGRKTGTKGAEMARAYIIARFQKLGLKSYPQHVNYAQEFTFNSRNSAKVNGTNIIGYIPGKGNNAIVVSAHYDHLGVVKDEVYNGADDNASGTAGLLKIAAYFAKNKPNNTIIFAAFDAEEMGLQGAKAFVGNPPVPINTIAIDLNMDMISHSDKGELYVCGTFKYPDLKKYVDTTKTNIKLLFGHDDPKQGHDDWTNQSDQGAFNAKNIPFLYFGVEDHKDYHKPTDEYSTITKQFFSNAASAVLDVVKSIDKQTGLQQLLKDKMIMMDNPRKSEKF, from the coding sequence ATGAAAATCCTTTATATCATTCCCTTAGCCATGATGCTAAGCTGCTGTTCATCAGTAAAGAACCAAAGTACAACAAGTAACGAAAAGCTCGATACCCAATTGCTTAAAGATGTAGAAGTGCTGTCTTCAGATGCTTATCAGGGCCGGAAAACAGGTACCAAAGGTGCAGAAATGGCACGGGCTTATATTATCGCACGTTTTCAGAAACTGGGTTTAAAATCCTATCCGCAACATGTAAATTATGCCCAGGAATTTACCTTTAATAGCAGAAACAGCGCTAAAGTAAACGGAACCAACATTATTGGTTACATTCCCGGAAAAGGTAACAATGCCATTGTAGTATCAGCCCATTACGACCATTTAGGCGTAGTAAAAGACGAAGTTTACAATGGTGCCGACGATAATGCCTCAGGAACTGCAGGATTATTAAAAATTGCCGCCTATTTTGCTAAAAACAAACCGAATAACACGATCATCTTTGCTGCTTTCGATGCGGAAGAAATGGGCTTACAGGGTGCAAAGGCGTTTGTTGGCAATCCACCGGTACCCATTAACACTATTGCCATTGATCTGAATATGGATATGATCAGCCATAGCGATAAAGGCGAACTTTATGTATGCGGAACTTTCAAATATCCTGATTTAAAGAAGTATGTAGATACGACTAAAACCAATATCAAATTACTTTTCGGCCACGATGATCCTAAACAAGGTCACGATGATTGGACAAACCAAAGCGACCAGGGCGCATTTAATGCTAAAAATATCCCATTCTTATATTTTGGTGTAGAAGATCATAAAGATTACCATAAACCAACAGACGAATACTCCACAATAACGAAACAGTTTTTCAGCAATGCAGCAAGTGCTGTATTAGATGTTGTAAAAAGTATCGACAAACAAACGGGCTTACAACAGTTGTTAAAAGATAAAATGATTATGATGGACAATCCAAGAAAATCGGAAAAATTTTAA
- a CDS encoding BlaI/MecI/CopY family transcriptional regulator produces the protein MIKELTKAEEQIMLILWEMGEALVKDVIEKMNDPKPAYNTVSTVIRVLESKGFVNHKAIGNTHIYFPIIKETDYKRFAFDKVMNNYFENSYESLVSFLVKEKSMSTEELNEIIKLAEKLKKDK, from the coding sequence ATGATAAAAGAACTCACAAAAGCAGAAGAACAGATCATGCTCATCCTTTGGGAAATGGGCGAAGCCTTGGTAAAAGACGTGATCGAAAAAATGAACGATCCCAAACCTGCCTACAATACGGTTTCGACTGTAATCAGGGTTTTGGAAAGTAAAGGTTTTGTAAACCATAAAGCCATCGGTAATACACATATCTACTTCCCCATTATAAAAGAAACTGATTATAAACGTTTTGCGTTCGACAAAGTAATGAACAATTACTTCGAGAACTCTTACGAAAGCCTGGTTTCGTTTCTGGTGAAAGAAAAAAGTATGAGTACCGAAGAACTCAATGAAATTATCAAATTGGCAGAGAAACTTAAAAAAGACAAGTGA
- a CDS encoding M56 family metallopeptidase: MSWLYYLLEANLYLILFYGFYRLFLHRETFYTLNRYYLIFSSVLAFMLPFFQLGFLKKEIVISYATFTGIPEKPSLFTIENGLLLLYAVISLVLILKICLGLRNLKSIITKAKKTKENGITLIEIENSKMAFSFFNFLFIDPELDQKTTILKHEMVHIRQKHSVDILLFELIQISSWFNPITYLIKNDIKLIHEYLADEITTNKDIAKYEYAMFLIQNSYGNQKVSLTNHFFNSSLLKNRISMLNQTKSAKWARLKLLFILPLTGLMLCLSTMAFTKDYGTIQLGQKKESLSIALQDTTRKKAKQIKLVPPPPPLPPNAAKAKKTAPKVEVIRFKPPVVKKDGKRLPPPVVIKDEKVAPPPPPVEPKPAKSGNDSETITGIAVMNDNNRAQSITSTSPAEQKELKSVTVVGYPSTGNKNTVPVKKVKGTKIVEVIVVGQPSKKQ; this comes from the coding sequence ATGAGCTGGCTATATTATTTACTCGAAGCAAATCTATACCTCATTTTATTTTATGGGTTTTATAGATTATTTCTCCACAGGGAAACCTTTTATACATTAAACAGATACTACCTGATTTTCAGCTCAGTGCTGGCCTTTATGCTCCCCTTTTTTCAGTTGGGATTTTTGAAAAAAGAGATAGTCATCAGTTATGCTACATTTACCGGAATTCCGGAAAAACCTTCACTCTTCACCATTGAAAATGGCTTATTGTTATTGTATGCAGTCATCTCACTGGTTTTAATCTTAAAAATATGCCTGGGATTACGCAACCTTAAAAGCATTATCACTAAAGCCAAAAAGACTAAAGAAAACGGTATTACCTTAATTGAGATCGAAAACTCAAAAATGGCATTTTCATTTTTCAATTTCCTGTTTATTGATCCCGAACTTGATCAGAAAACTACCATTTTAAAACATGAAATGGTCCATATCAGGCAAAAACATAGCGTAGATATCCTGCTATTCGAACTGATCCAGATTTCCAGCTGGTTTAATCCAATAACCTATCTCATTAAAAACGATATCAAGCTCATTCACGAATACCTGGCAGACGAAATAACAACCAATAAAGATATCGCCAAATACGAGTATGCCATGTTCCTGATCCAAAATTCCTATGGCAATCAGAAAGTTAGCTTAACCAATCATTTTTTTAACTCGTCATTATTAAAAAATAGAATAAGTATGTTAAATCAAACCAAATCAGCAAAATGGGCCAGGCTCAAATTGCTGTTTATCCTTCCGCTAACCGGATTGATGCTATGCCTGTCTACGATGGCATTTACAAAAGATTACGGCACCATCCAGCTGGGACAAAAAAAGGAAAGCTTAAGTATTGCTTTACAGGATACTACCCGTAAAAAAGCAAAACAGATTAAGCTGGTGCCACCTCCTCCACCGTTACCACCAAATGCCGCCAAGGCAAAAAAAACAGCTCCGAAAGTAGAAGTAATCCGTTTTAAACCACCAGTGGTTAAAAAAGATGGCAAAAGGTTGCCCCCGCCCGTAGTGATTAAAGATGAAAAAGTGGCACCTCCACCCCCACCTGTTGAGCCAAAACCAGCCAAAAGCGGAAATGACAGCGAAACCATTACCGGTATAGCTGTAATGAATGATAATAATAGGGCACAATCTATTACAAGTACTTCACCAGCAGAACAAAAGGAGTTAAAATCTGTAACTGTTGTCGGCTACCCAAGTACAGGCAATAAGAATACAGTTCCGGTTAAGAAGGTAAAAGGAACAAAGATCGTAGAAGTTATAGTTGTGGGTCAGCCCAGCAAAAAGCAATAA
- the rsmG gene encoding 16S rRNA (guanine(527)-N(7))-methyltransferase RsmG, whose product MLDVKPDIILKYFPDLSEKQIAQFSQLFDLYSFWNAQINVISRKDIEELYERHVLHSLGIAKVCTFKAGESVLDVGTGGGFPGIPLAILFPETEFYLVDSIGKKIKVVKEVASALGLENLRADHLRAEQIKEKFNFVVSRAVTRLGEFYPWIQGKFKKDSLNAIPNGILYLKGGDLAEEIKESKLKAELYPLSAYFEEDFFETKYVVYVPQ is encoded by the coding sequence ATGCTTGACGTAAAGCCTGATATCATTTTAAAATATTTTCCTGATCTAAGTGAAAAACAAATTGCTCAATTTTCTCAATTGTTCGATTTATACAGTTTTTGGAATGCACAGATTAACGTAATTTCGAGAAAGGATATTGAAGAGTTATATGAGCGCCATGTATTGCACTCGTTAGGGATAGCTAAGGTGTGTACTTTTAAAGCCGGCGAATCAGTTTTAGATGTGGGTACAGGTGGCGGTTTTCCGGGCATTCCATTGGCCATTTTGTTTCCTGAAACGGAGTTTTATCTGGTTGATTCTATTGGAAAAAAGATTAAAGTGGTAAAAGAAGTGGCATCGGCATTAGGTTTGGAGAATTTAAGGGCCGACCATTTAAGAGCAGAACAGATTAAAGAGAAATTTAACTTTGTGGTATCGAGAGCAGTAACCCGATTAGGCGAATTCTATCCATGGATACAGGGCAAATTTAAAAAAGACTCATTAAATGCCATTCCAAATGGGATTTTGTATTTAAAAGGCGGTGATTTGGCTGAAGAGATCAAAGAATCAAAACTGAAAGCAGAATTATATCCGCTTTCAGCTTATTTTGAGGAAGATTTCTTTGAGACTAAATATGTGGTTTACGTACCGCAGTAG